The Halobaculum magnesiiphilum genome contains the following window.
CGCGGGGCGGACACGCCGCGCCGAACGGACGGCGTCCGCCGAGAGAAACCCACAGACTGCGGCGGGAATCGGAGCGAGCGATGTCGCCGTCGCGGGCGCACCGTGGCGGGAGTCGAAGCCCTTACCTCACGCGACCCGCCAGTATTCACAAGACCCGTTCTTCGCCGCAGGGAGGATCTCAGCCATGTCAGACACGAATTCCGACCCCGACACCGAGGAGACGATCGACGCCGGCTCGCTGCGCACCCCCATCGTCGCGGTGCTGGGCCACGTCGACCACGGAAAGACGACGCTGCTCGACCGCATCCGCGGCTCCGCCGTCCAGGAGGGCGAGGCGGGCGCGATCACCCAGCACATCGGCGCGACCGCCGTGCCGCTGTCGACCATCTCCGAGATGGCCGGCGCGCTCGTCGACCCGACCGACTTCGACCTGCCCGGCCTGCTGTTCATCGACACACCCGGCCACCACTCCTTCTCGACGCTGCGCTCGCGCGGCGGCGCCCTCGCCGACATCGCGGTGCTGGTCGTCGACGTGAACGACGGCTTCCAGCCGCAGACCGAGGAGGCGATCGACATCCTCAAACGAACCGGCACGCCGTTCGTCGTCGCCGCCAACAAGGTCGACACGACGCCCGGCTGGAACCCGCAGGAGGGCCAGCCGATCCAGCAGTCGCTTGAGGCGCAGTCCGATCGCGCGAGCTCCCGCCTGAACGAGAACCTCTACGAGCTCATCGGCGACCTCTCGGGCAAGGGCTTCTCGGCGGACTTCTACTGGCGCGTGCAGGACTTCCAGTCCAACATCGGGGTCGTCCCCCTCTCGGCGATGACCGGCGAGGGGATCCCCGACCTGCTCACCGTCCTGATGGGCCTGTCCCAGCGGTACATGAAGGAGGAGATGTCCGTCGACGTTGCCGGTCCGGGCGTCGGGACGGTGCTGGAGGTGAAAGACGAGCAGGGGTTCGGCGCGACGCTGGACGTGGTGCTGTACGACGGCGTCGTCCGCGAGGGCGACACCGTCGTCGTCGGCGGCCGCGACGAGCCGATCGTGACGGAGGTGCGCGCGCTGTTGCAGCCGCGCCCCAACGCCGAGATCCGCGCCGAGAAGCAGTTCGAGCGCGTCGAGGAGGTCCGCGCGGCCGCGGGCGTCAAGATCGCCGCGCCCGACCTGGACGAGGCGATGTCGGGCGCGCCCGTCCGCGTCGTCCGCGGCGACGAC
Protein-coding sequences here:
- the infB gene encoding translation initiation factor IF-2, with the translated sequence MSDTNSDPDTEETIDAGSLRTPIVAVLGHVDHGKTTLLDRIRGSAVQEGEAGAITQHIGATAVPLSTISEMAGALVDPTDFDLPGLLFIDTPGHHSFSTLRSRGGALADIAVLVVDVNDGFQPQTEEAIDILKRTGTPFVVAANKVDTTPGWNPQEGQPIQQSLEAQSDRASSRLNENLYELIGDLSGKGFSADFYWRVQDFQSNIGVVPLSAMTGEGIPDLLTVLMGLSQRYMKEEMSVDVAGPGVGTVLEVKDEQGFGATLDVVLYDGVVREGDTVVVGGRDEPIVTEVRALLQPRPNAEIRAEKQFERVEEVRAAAGVKIAAPDLDEAMSGAPVRVVRGDDEAALEAVKREVREELAKIEVDTAEDGVVVKADTLGSLEAMANALEEAEIPILRAEVGDIAPRDVTVAQTAKEDTHKVILGFNVDVLPDAEEALEHADVRLFDDDVIYQLVEEYEAYVEELERAQQETVLDKITKPARFRILQDHTFRQNDPAVVGVEILSGTVQNNRPVATFEGSEPNRVGTLSGIQHQGDDVDSAQAGERVSVAIDGPTVGRQIEEGDELWIELPEKHAKILEQELASEIRADEIEALKAYLEKRRKTDPFWGK